One window of Opisthocomus hoazin isolate bOpiHoa1 chromosome 13, bOpiHoa1.hap1, whole genome shotgun sequence genomic DNA carries:
- the LOC142362980 gene encoding uncharacterized protein LOC142362980 — MPCPRPESGGRAGTAGGGVCGAAPCAGLRHKAAAAGACGARRPPSSPPGAEAASGWGWRRGSAVSPDFQCCGEETRPEGCLAALSGDHRSPKPGEVGEGAGGGWGRRPPGRVSTALLLPRANPAAAAALLSEPFSLPRCLTAFCVREHPPRTRAGAAGGPQSSRRSGAAGCAGSLPPPTFSRAAQPRERRAKRGSARRRCAAPEPGQCRSPSCAGHRAVPDTGLCRTLGCAGARAVPVTGLCRTPSCARPQAVPDTGLCRSPSCARARAVPDTGLCRSPSCAGARAVPDTGLCRTPGCVGHRAVPDTGLWQSPSCARHWALPDTRLWQSPSCAGHRAVPDTGLCQTPGFAGHEAVAEPGLCRTPGCASAQAVPAGREGLAALAEPRAGAHRPCCQGLWGVPRPRISEIVSPGTGSGAAGAVPAARQEPTGSSWRWRACCARAARLLPSPPCSCLRQSLRSPPACCLLEGGFSPHLTRTLHPAQPRGTVRAASPPQGAAQVHSWQSPLAVRKASFS, encoded by the exons ATGCCGTGCCCAAGGCCAGAGTCGGGG GGCCGGGCGGGGACTGCGGGAGGAGGAGTTTGCGGGGCAGCCCCCTGCGCGGGGCTCCGGCAcaaagcggcggcggcgggagcgtgCGGAGCCCGGCggccccccagttcccccccggGAGCAG AAGCCGCATCCGGATGGGGCTGGAGGCGGGGAAGTGCGGTCTCGCCGGATTTTCAGTGCTGCGGGGAGGAAACGCGGCCAGAAGGCTGCTTGGCTGCTTTGTCTGGAGACCACCGCTCTCCTAAGCCTGGTGaggttggggagggggctggggggggctggggccggcggcCCCCCGGGCGcgtcagcacagccctgctcctgccaagAGCTAACCCGGCGGCTGCTGCCGCGCTCCTCTCGGAGCCATTTTCCCTGCCCCGTTGTCTCACGGCCTTTTGTGTGCGGGAGCACCCACCCCGCACCCGCGCGGGAGCCGCAGGGGGCCCGCAAAGCAGCAGACGCTCGGGCGCTGCGGGGTGTGCAGGgagccttcctccccccaccttctccagggctgcccagccccgagAGCGGAGGGCAAAGCGGGGCAGCGCCCGACGCCGCtgcgcagccccggagcccggGCAGTGCCGGAGCCCAAGCTGTGCCGGACACCGGGCTGTGCCGGACACTGGGCTGTGCCGGACACTGGGCTGTGCCGGAGCCCGAGCTGTGCCGGTCACTGGGCTGTGCCGGACACCGAGCTGTGCCAGACCCCAGGCTGTGCCGGACACCGGGCTGTGCCGGTCACCGAGCTGTGCCAGAGCCCGAGCTGTGCCGGACACCGGGCTGTGCCGGAGCCCGAGCTGTGCCGGAGCCCGAGCTGTGCCAGACACCGGGCTGTGCCGGACACCGGGCTGTGTCGGACACCGGGCTGTGCCGGACACGGGGCTGTGGCAGAGCCCGAGCTGTGCCAGACACTGGGCTTTGCCGGACACGAGGCTGTGGCAGAGCCCGAGCTGTGCCGGACACCGGGCTGTGCCGGACACCGGGCTGTGCCAGACACCGGGCTTTGCCGGACACGAGGCTGTGGCAGAGCCCGGGCTGTGCCGGACACCGGGCTGTGCCAGTGCCCAGGCTGTGCCAGCTGGCAGGGAGGGGTTGGCAGCGCTGGCAGAGCCGAGGGCGGGGGCACATCGGCCCTGCTGCCAGGGgctctggggggtccccagaccCCGCATCTCGGAGATTGTCTCTCCGGGCACGGGCAGCGGAGCCGCCGGCGCGGTGCCTGCAGCGCGGCAGGAGCCGACGGGCAGCTCCTGGCGATGGCGTGCCTGCTGTGCGCGGGCGGCTCGCCTGCTGccctcacctccctgctcctgcctgcggcAGAGCTTGCGCTCCCCTCCGGCCTGCTGTTTGCTTGAGGGGGGGTTTAGCCCCCATTTAACCCGAACGCTgcacccagctcagccccggggcaCCGTGCGTGCCGCCAGCCCCCCGCAAGGGGCAGCTCAAGTTCACAGCTGGCAGTCGCCGCTCGCCGTGCGCAAGGCGAGCTTTTCGTGA
- the LOC142363029 gene encoding uncharacterized protein LOC142363029, translated as MLDGISGACSHPAPPSLSPAPAAAGLQTLPGRAVPAGGTVLQAATAACDGQQHGSAAELQRRPGPAPRDLLRQGSSTRAGQEEGRQRRLAAGAGPVCPQPCRGGAAPTAAVTVGRSAAASACVVCGVRGTQFVHRAEAVAVVVVAVTVAEAVVEAAVAVTEVAVAAAVAVAEVAEAAVAAAVAVAASEAAVAAVVAVAEAAASLAGAVAAAVAEAAVAAATVAVAAVVAGAVAAAVAETAVAAATVAVAAVVAGAVAAAVAAAEAVVAVAAAVAAAVTAAAAVAVAGSPCPQCRQFRHQAGTDGLGRCHRFWRGPSPCPAVPGGRSISPCSARGRAQEGEVAFPWALGDPERAVGSRADPRRGRAQVPGSVVRSTGTGLLVWLGWAARCAGGGSAAGTASPPAEVLHPRPAGSGPFLWPQRWAAPGRAAGTGSGASSWGVRSWGFCLGTSVLRGWGARGWPGIRGRLCLPSCPPCLPSCPPCPPSCPAPSSATRCPPARLSSARGRRRRVALPCCAGCFLLQLLMPDLRSVHTQPPARAPRPSSQTGRGDVARHSRSR; from the coding sequence ATGCTCGATGGCATCTCCGGTGCCTGCAGccacccggccccgccgagcctgAGCCCAGCTCCCGCGGCCGCTGGTTTGCAGACGCTGCCTGGACGTGCTGTCCCCGCGGGAGGGACCGTCCTGCAGGCAGCAACTGCAGCGTGCGACGGGCAGCAGCATGGCTCCGCAGCTGAACTGCAGCGTCGTCCCGGCCCAGCTCCCCGGGACCTGCTGCGCCAGGGCTCTTCGacgcgggcagggcaggaggagggcaggcagcgcaggctggCTGCGGGCGCAGGCCCCGtgtgcccgcagccctgcagaggcGGAGCGGCACCCACCGCAGCTGTGACCGTCGGCCGCTCCGCTGCGGCCAGCGCCTGCGTCGTGTGCGGGGTCCGGGGGACCCAGTTTGTCCACAGGGCAGAGGCAGTGGCAGTAGTGGTGGTGGCAGTgacagtggcagaagcagtggtagaggcagcagtggcagtgacagaagtggcagtggcagcagcagtggcagtagcagaggtggcagaggcagcagtggcagcagcagtggcagtggCAGCGTCAGAAGCGGCAGTGGCAGCAGTAGTGGcagtggcagaggcagcagcatcaCTGGCaggggcagtggcagcagcagtggcagaggcggcagtggcagcagcaacagTGGCAGTGGCAGCCGTAGTGGCaggggcagtggcagcagcagtggcagagacagcagtggcagcagcaacagtggcagtggcagcagtagTGGCaggggcagtggcagcagcagtggcagcagcagaagcagtagtggcagtggcagcggcagtggcagcggcagtgacagcggcagcagcagtggcagtggCAGGCAGTCCCTGCCCGCAGTGCAGGCAGTTCCGACACCAGGCAGGGACAGACGGTTTGGGGCGTTGCCACCGCTTCTGGCGAGGTCCTTCCCCGTGCCCCGCTGTGCCTGGTGGCAGGTCCATCTCCCCCTGCTCTGCGAGGGGACGGGCGCAGGAGGGAGAGGTGGCATTTCCTTGGGCACTGGGTGACCCTGAGCGAGCAGTGGGCAGCCGAGCAGACCCACGGAGGGGGCGAGCGCAGGTCCCCGGGAGCGTGGTCCGGAGCaccgggacagggctgctggtttggctgggctgggcagcccggTGCGCCGGAGGGGGCTCAGCCGCCGGCACAGCATCTCCCCCTGCAGAGGTTTTACATCCCCGTCCCGCAGGATCTGGCCCCTTCCTTTGGCCCCAGCGTTGGGCAGCGCCCGGCCGCGCTGCGGGGACCGGGAGCGGTGCCAGCAGCTGGGGGGTTCGGAGCTGGGGATTCTGCCTTGGGACCTCGGTCCTGCGGGGATGGGGAGCCCGGGGATGGCCGGGGATCCGAGGcaggctctgcctgccctcctgcccgccctgcctgccctcctgcccgccctgcccgccctcCTGCCCGGCTCCCAGCAGCGCGACGCGGTGCCCGCCGGCTCGGCTCAGCTCTGCCCGGGGACGACGGCGCCGCGTTGCTCTCCCTTGCTGCGCTGGTTGCTTTCTTTTGCAGCTGCTAATGCCCGACCTGCGGTCTGTTCACACACAGCCCCCGGCGCGGGCTCCGCGGCCCAGCAGCCAGACAGGACGGGGGGACGTTGCGCGGCACTCGCGTAGCCGGTGA
- the TPST2 gene encoding protein-tyrosine sulfotransferase 2, translating to MPAGLNACWLKAEARSPACAEESSMRVTMRRVLLVVGSVVALMVTLHLGQQVLECQQVLSERRHRLMRPENEELVMMDSNHVEYRYSKEMPLIFIGGVPRSGTTLMRAMLDAHPEVRCGEETRIIPRVLAMRQAWSKSGREKMRLDEAGVTDQVLDAAMQAFILEVIAKHGEPARYLCNKDPFTLKSSVYLSRLFPNSKFLLMVRDGRASVHSMITRKVTIAGFDLTSYRDCLTKWNKAIEVMYSQCLEIGRSRCLPVYYEQLVLHPEQSMHAIMKFLDISWSDTVLHHEELIGKPGGVSLSKIERSTDQVIKPVNMEALSKWIGHIPGDVLQDMAHIAPMLARLGYDPYANPPNYGHPDPLVVNNTHRVLKGDYKTPANLKGHLQVTQNTSSSH from the exons ATGCCTGCTGGGTTGAACGCTTGCTGGCTGAAAGCTGAAGCGCGGTCACCAGCCTGTGCGGAGGAGAGCAGCATGCGGGTCACCATGCGGAGGGTgttgctggtggtgggctcggtggtCGCCCTGATGGTGACTCTGCACCTCGGCCAGCAGGTCCTGGAGTGCCAGCAGGTCCTGAGCGAGAGGAGGCACAGGCTGATGAGACCAGAGAACGAGGAGCTGGTCATGATGGACTCCAACCACGTCGAGTACCGTTACAGCAAGGAGATGCCCCTGATATTCATCGGCGGGGTCCCGCGGAGCGGCACGACGCTGATGAGGGCCATGCTCGATGCCCACCCCGAGGTGCGCTGCGGAGAGGAGACCCGCATCATCCCCCGCGTGCTGGCGAtgcggcaggcctggtccaaatcGGGGCGAGAGAAGATGCGCCTGGACGAAGCGGGGGTGACGGACCAAGTCCTGGACGCCGCTATGCAGGCCTTCATACTGGAAGTGATCGCCAAGCACGGTGAGCCAGCCAGGTACTTGTGCAACAAGGACCCCTTCACCCTGAAGTCCTCTGTCTACCTGTCCAGGCTCTTCCCCAACTCCAAATTCCTCCTGATGGTTCGAGACGGCCGGGCTTCGGTCCACTCCATGATCACGCGGAAGGTGACGATCGCGGGCTTCGACCTGACCAGCTACCGCGACTGCCTGACCAAGTGGAACAAAGCCATCGAGGTGATGTACTCCCAGTGCCTGGAGATCGGGCGGTCCCGGTGCCTGCCCGTCTACTACGAGCAGCTGGTGCTGCACCCCGAGCAGTCCATGCACGCCATCATGAAGTTCCTGGACATCTCCTGGAGCGACACGGTGCTGCACCACGAGGAGCTGATAGGGAAGCCCGGCGGGGTGTCGCTTTCCAA GATAGAAAGATCAACAGACCAGGTTATCAAGCCGGTGAACATGGAGGCGTTATCTAAGTGGATCGGGCACATCCCGGGGGATGTGCTGCAGGACATGGCCCACATCGCACCAATGCTCGCCAGGCTGGGCTACGACCCCTACGCCAACCCACCCAACTACGGCCACCCCGACCCCTTAGTTGTCAACAACACGCACAGA GTCTTAAAGGGGGATTACAAAACGCCAGCCAATCTGAAGGGTCATCTGCAG GTGACCCAGAACACATCATCTTCTCACTAA
- the CRYBA4 gene encoding beta-crystallin A4, which produces MPRLQRCGAGSRSPCSVGRGGGSRSVPAHQLLCSVAFVLPGPSSPPCAELGISVTLPGALSLSGGYKNPAGGLPDMSPARAPAPRPRATMTDRCRRSSGLWKIVVWDEAFFQGKKHEFTADCYSTLEHGFSTVRSCKIESGAWAGFEHCGFQGQQFVLERGEYPCWEAWSGSNAYRVERMCSFRPVACADHGRSRLMLFEQENFQGRRGELSDDCPSLPALGWGSSAVGSFLVRSGAWVCSQYPGYRGFQYLLESDSHAGEYKHVREWGSHAQTGQVQSIRRVQQ; this is translated from the exons ATGCCCCGGCTtcagcgctgcggggccgggagtCGGAGCCCGTGCTCGgtgggccggggcggcgggagccgcagCGTCCCGGCTCATCAGCTTCTCTGCAGCGTCGCCTTTGTTCTGCCCGGTCCCTCCTCCCCGCCATGTGCTGAGTTAGGGATTTCGGTAACGCTCCCCGGGGCTCTGTCTCTGTCTGGAGGCTATAAAAACCCCGCCGGAGGGCTGCCGGACATGTCGCCTGCCCGGGCACCAGCGCCTCGCCCCAG AGCCACCATGACCGACCGCTGCAGGAGATCCTCCGGTCTCTGGAAG ATCGTGGTGTGGGATGAGGCTTTCTTCCAGGGCAAGAAGCACGAGTTCACCGCCGACTGCTACAGCACCCTGGAGCACGGCTTCAGCACCGTCCGCTCCTGCAAGATCGAGAGCGGGGC CTGGGCAGGCTTCGAGCACTGCGGCTTCCAGGGCCAGCAGTTCGTGCTGGAGCGCGGCGAGTACCCGTGCTGGGAGGCATGGAGCGGCAGCAACGCCTACCGCGTGGAGAGGATGTGCTCCTTCCGCCCCGTCGCCTGCGCC GACCACGGGCGCAGCAGGCTGATGCTCTTCGAGCAGGAGAACTTCCAGGGCAGGCGCGGGGAGCTGAGCGACGACTGCCCCTCGCTGCcggccctgggctggggcagcagcgcCGTGGGCTCCTTCCTCGTCCGCTCCGGCGC GTGGGTCTGCTCGCAGTACCCCGGGTACCGGGGCTTCCAGTACCTCCTGGAGAGCGACAGCCACGCGGGCGAGTACAAGCACGTGCGGGAGTGGGGCTCCCACGCGCAGACGGGCCAGGTCCAGTCCATCCGCAGGGTCCAGCAGTGA
- the CRYBB1 gene encoding beta-crystallin B1 produces MSETTKPAAPGQAVEEKEKAAPAPAPSLDPAPIANSKGEEPSTEAFRIVVFEQENFQGRQLELTTECMNLGDRGFDRVRSVIVISGPWVAYEQANMRGEMFVLEKGEYPRWDTWSSSYRSDCLVSLRPVRMEAEDHKISLYESADFKGNKMEIQEDDVPSLWAYGFCDRVGSVQVPSGTWVGYQYPGYRGYQYLFETGDFRHWNEWSAFQPQLQSIRRIRDMRWDQKGAFVTPDAPSD; encoded by the exons ATGTCTGAGACCACAAAACCCGCTGCTCCCGGCCAGGCggtggaggagaaggagaaggcggccccagccccagctccatccctTGACCCTGCTCCCATCGCAAACAGCAAGGGCGAGGAGCCCTCCACAGAAGCCTTCAGG ATCGTCGTCTTTGAGCAGGAGAACTTCcagggcaggcagctggagcTCACCACCGAGTGCATGAACCTGGGGGACCGGGGCTTCGACCGCGTGCGCAGCGTCATCGTCATCTCCGGACC ctgGGTGGCTTACGAGCAGGCCAACATGCGCGGGGAGATGTTCGTCCTGGAGAAGGGCGAGTACCCTCGCTGGGACACCTGGTCGAGCAGCTACCGGAGCgactgcctcgtgtccctgcGGCCCGTCAGAATG GAGGCTGAGGACCACAAGATCTCCCTCTACGAGTCCGCCGACTTCAAGGGCAACAAGATGGAGATCCAGGAGGACGACGTGCCCAGCCTGTGGGCTTATGGCTTCTGCGACCGCGTGGGCAGCGTGCAGGTGCCCAGCGGAAC CTGGGTCGGGTACCAGTACCCCGGGTACCGAGGCTACCAGTACCTCTTCGAGACCGGGGACTTCCGGCACTGGAACGAGTGGTCCGccttccagccccagctccagtcCATCCGCCGCATCCGCGACATGCGCTGGGACCAGAAGGGCGCCTTCGTCACGCCCGACGCGCCCTCCGACTGA